A genome region from Populus alba chromosome 3, ASM523922v2, whole genome shotgun sequence includes the following:
- the LOC140955442 gene encoding inactive leucine-rich repeat receptor-like serine/threonine-protein kinase At1g60630: MVAIGQLISVLPSRAPIQIASDSAPFQDLVQEHGPDIPRWVRSVREEETESGDDPASGNEAAEEKLQALVNIAMACVSLTPENRPSMRDVLKMIRDARAEAQVSSNSSDYSTGRWSDTVQSLPREEHLTI, translated from the exons ATGGTAGCAATTGGTCAGCTTATTAGTGTTTTGCCTTCCCGAGCACCCATTCAGATCGCATCGGATTCG GCTCCCTTCCAGGACCTTGTTCAGGAGCATGGTCCAGATATTCCCAGGTGGGTTCGGTCAGTACGCGAGGAAGAGACTGAGTCTGGAGATGACCCTGCCTCCGGTAATGAGGCAGCGGAGGAGAAACTTCAGGCTCTTGTAAACATTGCAATGGCTTGTGTCTCACTCACACCAGAGAACCGGCCGTCAATGAGGGATGTTTTGAAGATGATCAGAGACGCAAGGGCGGAGGCTCAAGTTTCATCTAATAGCAGTGACTATTCAACTGGAAGATGGTCAGATACAGTTCAGAGCTTGCCCAGAGAAGAACATTTGACCATTTGA
- the LOC118028426 gene encoding 2-C-methyl-D-erythritol 2,4-cyclodiphosphate synthase, chloroplastic has protein sequence MAMATNLYTSYSIIATKAHNNKSVSLSLQPGTYTTSHVKFTLPIQKRTRLPISAASTAATQVEGPATSSKASKTLPFRVGHGFDLHRLEPGYPLIIGGIDVPHDRGCEAHSDGDVLLHCVVDAILGALGLPDIGQIFPDSDPKWKGAPSSVFIKEAVRLMHEAGYEIGNLDATLILQRPKLSPHKESMRANLSELLGADPSVVNLKAKTHEKVDSLGENRSIAAHTVVLLMKK, from the exons ATGGCCATGGCCACAAACTTGTATACTTCATATTCTATAATAGCGACCAAAGCCCACAATAACAAAAGTGTCTCTCTTTCGTTACAACCTGGTACTTACACCACTAGCCATGTCAAGTTCACTctaccaattcaaaaaagaacCCGACTTCCAATTTCAGCTGCGAGTACTGCTGCAACACAAGTAGAGGGACCTGCAACTTCTAGCAAAGCATCCAAGACTTTGCCTTTTAGGGTGGGTCATGGGTTTGATCTCCATAGGCTAGAACCTGGGTACCCTTTGATTATAGGTGGGATTGATGTGCCACATGATAGAGGATGCGAAGCTCACTCTGATG GGGATGTGCTACTTCATTGTGTTGTGGATGCAATATTGGGTGCACTGGGGCTCCCTGATATTGGGCAGATATTCCCTGATTCTGATCCTAAATGGAAAGGAGCACCTTCATCTGTTTTTATCAAAGAAGCT GTGAGACTTATGCACGAGGCAGGTTACGAGATTGGAAACTTGGATGCTACCTTGATTCTTCAAAGGCCAAAACTGAGCCCACACAAGGAGTCTATGAGGGCCAATTTGTCTGAGCTGCTAGGAGCAGACCCCTCTGTTGTaaatttgaaagcaaaaactcatgaaaaagtCGATAGCCTTGGTGAGAATAGAAGTATAGCAGCACACACAGTGGTTCTTCTCATGAAGAAGTGA
- the LOC118028424 gene encoding G-patch domain-containing protein 1 isoform X1, with protein sequence MAAPEAPLRYVGIVRESPAFRLMKQMGWEEGEGLGKDKQGIKGYVRVKNKQDTTGVGVEKPNNWAFDTTQFDSILKRLKVQAVQSNDEVFLRPTEVVKENSSEEKTETDATNDAKEQVVKATRARGRYHKRERGKLVNAYSSKDLSGILVKKSEELPQTDPNPDNELESESALESQIWYLGGSKVEDLPPDWWGFKHGFVSGGLLGAKPAKKKSTRTADTPNRNERAMFFEEDQENLYKLVQDKATSGKQGLGIKDRPKKIAGVRFQGKKTTFDNSDDEDSAADEDDSDADDKCSADFPSAKQNCDGILEMENVEAKIVDKDSVDFCSSGKRKHQDTPKMQELNEKKVKLKSLCKRLLHQVPGESLKLKKLKSLVEEHSPAVFSNFTSRRDAVGYLKQKLEGCKKFSVEGKRVSLTSRRS encoded by the exons ATGGCCGCACCTGAAGCCCCTCTCCGTTACGTCGGTATCGTTAGAGAATCCCCTGCTTTCCGCCTCATGAAACAAATG ggatGGGAAGAAGGAGAGGGGTTAGGGAAAGATAAACAGGGGATCAAGGGTTATGTTAGagtaaaaaacaaacaggacACTACAGGTGTTGGAGTAGAGAAGCCTAATAACTGGGCATTTGATACCACCCAATTTGATAGCATCCTTAAAAGACTGAAAGTG CAAGCTGTGCAAAGTAATGATGAAG TTTTTCTGCGTCCGACAGAGGTTGTGAAGGAGAACAGCAGTGAAGAAAAAACTGAGACTGATGCAACTAATGATGCTAAGGAACAAGTTGTCAAGGCTACTCGAGCACGGGGAAG ATATCATAAAAGAGAGAGGGGGAAGCTTGTCAATGCATATTCCTCAAAGGATCTCTCAGGGATTCTT GTAAAAAAATCAGAGGAGTTACCTCAGACAGACCCAAATCCAGACAATGAGTTGGAGTCTGAATCTGCACTTGAGAGTCAAATATGGTATCTTGGAG GAAGCAAGGTTGAAGATCTTCCTCCAGATTGGTGGGGTTTTAAACATGGGTTTGTATCTGGTGGTTTACTTGGAGCAAAGCCTGCCAAAAAGAAATCAACCAGAACTGCTGATACTCCCAATCGTAATGAAAGGGCCATGTTCTTTGAAGAAGATCAAGAGAATCTCTACAAACTTGTCCAA GATAAAGCTACATCTGGAAAGCAAGGTTTGGGAATTAAGGATCGGCCAAAGAAAATAGCTGGTGTTCGCTTTCAGGGGAAAAAGACCACCTTTGACAACAGTGATGATGAGGATTCTGCAGCTGACGAGGACGACTCTGATGCTGATGACAAATGTTCTGCTGATTTTCCCTCAGCAAAACAAAATTGTGATGGCATTCTGGAAATGGAAAATGTTGAAGCGAAAATTGTTGACAAGGATTCTGTTGATTTCTGTTCATCAGGAAAACGTAAACATCAGGACACTCCCAAAATGCAGGaacttaatgaaaaaaaagtgaagttgAAAAGCCTGTGTAAAAGGCTCCTGCACCAG GTGCCGGGAGAGTCATTAAAGCTTAAAAAGCTGAAAAGTCTGGTTGAAGAACACTCACCTGCTGTTTTTTCAAACTTCACTTCCAGGAGAGATGCTGTTGGTTACTTGAAGCAAAAG CTGGAAGGTTGCAAGAAGTTCTCCGTTGAGGGAAAGAGAGTGAGTCTAACATCCAGGAGAAGCTGA
- the LOC118028424 gene encoding G-patch domain-containing protein 1 isoform X2, with amino-acid sequence MAAPEAPLRYVGIVRESPAFRLMKQMGWEEGEGLGKDKQGIKGYVRVKNKQDTTGVGVEKPNNWAFDTTQFDSILKRLKVQAVQSNDEEVVKENSSEEKTETDATNDAKEQVVKATRARGRYHKRERGKLVNAYSSKDLSGILVKKSEELPQTDPNPDNELESESALESQIWYLGGSKVEDLPPDWWGFKHGFVSGGLLGAKPAKKKSTRTADTPNRNERAMFFEEDQENLYKLVQDKATSGKQGLGIKDRPKKIAGVRFQGKKTTFDNSDDEDSAADEDDSDADDKCSADFPSAKQNCDGILEMENVEAKIVDKDSVDFCSSGKRKHQDTPKMQELNEKKVKLKSLCKRLLHQVPGESLKLKKLKSLVEEHSPAVFSNFTSRRDAVGYLKQKLEGCKKFSVEGKRVSLTSRRS; translated from the exons ATGGCCGCACCTGAAGCCCCTCTCCGTTACGTCGGTATCGTTAGAGAATCCCCTGCTTTCCGCCTCATGAAACAAATG ggatGGGAAGAAGGAGAGGGGTTAGGGAAAGATAAACAGGGGATCAAGGGTTATGTTAGagtaaaaaacaaacaggacACTACAGGTGTTGGAGTAGAGAAGCCTAATAACTGGGCATTTGATACCACCCAATTTGATAGCATCCTTAAAAGACTGAAAGTG CAAGCTGTGCAAAGTAATGATGAAG AGGTTGTGAAGGAGAACAGCAGTGAAGAAAAAACTGAGACTGATGCAACTAATGATGCTAAGGAACAAGTTGTCAAGGCTACTCGAGCACGGGGAAG ATATCATAAAAGAGAGAGGGGGAAGCTTGTCAATGCATATTCCTCAAAGGATCTCTCAGGGATTCTT GTAAAAAAATCAGAGGAGTTACCTCAGACAGACCCAAATCCAGACAATGAGTTGGAGTCTGAATCTGCACTTGAGAGTCAAATATGGTATCTTGGAG GAAGCAAGGTTGAAGATCTTCCTCCAGATTGGTGGGGTTTTAAACATGGGTTTGTATCTGGTGGTTTACTTGGAGCAAAGCCTGCCAAAAAGAAATCAACCAGAACTGCTGATACTCCCAATCGTAATGAAAGGGCCATGTTCTTTGAAGAAGATCAAGAGAATCTCTACAAACTTGTCCAA GATAAAGCTACATCTGGAAAGCAAGGTTTGGGAATTAAGGATCGGCCAAAGAAAATAGCTGGTGTTCGCTTTCAGGGGAAAAAGACCACCTTTGACAACAGTGATGATGAGGATTCTGCAGCTGACGAGGACGACTCTGATGCTGATGACAAATGTTCTGCTGATTTTCCCTCAGCAAAACAAAATTGTGATGGCATTCTGGAAATGGAAAATGTTGAAGCGAAAATTGTTGACAAGGATTCTGTTGATTTCTGTTCATCAGGAAAACGTAAACATCAGGACACTCCCAAAATGCAGGaacttaatgaaaaaaaagtgaagttgAAAAGCCTGTGTAAAAGGCTCCTGCACCAG GTGCCGGGAGAGTCATTAAAGCTTAAAAAGCTGAAAAGTCTGGTTGAAGAACACTCACCTGCTGTTTTTTCAAACTTCACTTCCAGGAGAGATGCTGTTGGTTACTTGAAGCAAAAG CTGGAAGGTTGCAAGAAGTTCTCCGTTGAGGGAAAGAGAGTGAGTCTAACATCCAGGAGAAGCTGA
- the LOC118028423 gene encoding WRKY transcription factor 22: protein MMSEFVCMEDSWDLHAVVRSGSSTNYEDFANIKNNSPSLFAPLSFYQDELLNFQETPTDFDGLDGLYKPLYPLLHQTFNSPESNILSSSISTGTLASMSVPKEVKERQKVQKTKPVSPESATFANTVDATSGAKSKRRKNQHKKVVQHVREDGLSSDMWAWRKYGQKPIKGSPYPRSYYRCSSLKGCLARKQMERSRTDPSTFIITYTAEHSHAHPTRRSSLAGSTRTKPSMPKEATKNIEPNMPTIKDELSPNFDGVLSPTTPSVTSIEDESVQNACIKNEELLDQGQVLDEIALPDILFSDELFPSIEDLEGLLLDEFADCRSSNIPATSS, encoded by the exons ATGATGAGTGAGTTCGTTTGTATGGAGGACAGCTGGGATCTGCACGCTGTGGTAAGGTCAGGAAGCAGCACTAATTATGAAGATTTTGCCAACATCAAGAACAACTCACCTTCCTTGTTTGCTCCGTTGAGTTTTTATCAAGATGAGCTCTTAAATTTCCAAGAAACTCCAACAGATTTTGATGGACTAGATGGCCTTTACAAGCCCCTTTACCCTTTGTTGCACCAGACCTTTAATTCCCCAGAAAGCAATATCCTTAGTAGCAGTATCAGCACTGGTACTTTAGCATCCATGTCTGTTCCAAAAGAAGTTAAAGAGAGACAAAAGGTGCAGAAAACGAAGCCTGTTTCTCCTGAATCTGCTACTTTTGCAAACACTGTTGATGCTACAAGTGGGGCCAAATCAAAAAGGAG GAAGAATCAGCACAAAAAAGTGGTTCAACACGTGAGAGAAGATGGTCTCTCATCTGATATGTGGGCTTGGCGCAAATATGGGCAGAAACCCATCAAGGGATCCCCATATCCAAG GAGCTACTACAGATGCAGCAGTCTAAAGGGATGTTTGGCAAGAAAGCAAATGGAAAGAAGCCGTACAGATCCATCAACATTTATCATAACCTACACAGCCGAGCACAGCCATGCCCATCCTACTCGAAGAAGCTCCCTCGCCGGTAGCACCCGAACCAAGCCATCTATGCCTAAAGAAGCCACCAAGAATATTGAGCCCAATATGCCAACAATAAAAGACGAACTTTCGCCGAATTTTGATGGTGTTCTCTCCCCAACAACCCCTTCAGTGACTTCCATTGAAGATGAATCGGTGCAAAATGCGTGTATTAAAAATGAAGAATTATTAGATCAAGGGCAGGTTTTGGACGAAATTGCCTTGCCAGATATATTATTCAGTGACGAATTATTTCCGAGTATAGAGGATTTGGAAGGGCTTCTTCTGGATGAATTTGCAGATTGTCGATCATCCAATATACCCGCAACTAGCTCTTAA